A stretch of DNA from Thermanaerosceptrum fracticalcis:
GATGGTGAACATGTTTCAGCTTCACTTTAAGCTGATATTCTTTAATAATGTCGCTCAGCTGGTCATAACAGTTATGGCAGGGAGTAACAACAATTTTTGCACCAGTTCTTGCTATTTGCTCTGCTTTCAGCTTTCCTTTTTTCATGCGGTTAGGCTTAATATCCTTACCAAAGGCCAAAAGACCGCCACCGCCGCCGCAGCAGTAGTTATACTCCCTGTTGGGCCACATTTCTCTAAATTCCATGACAGCCTTTGTTACACAGTATCTCGGTTCTTCAACTATTCCTTCTTTCCGCACCATATTACAGGGGTCATGGAAGGTCACAGGCTCGGGATTGCGGGAAGGATCAAGCTTAAGTATCCCCTCTTTAATCCACTTAGCCTGGAGCTCTACAAAGTTATATACCGGATAGTCCCCTTCTTCAGGACTCAGCCAAACCTTCCTGCCCCAGCGCTGGGCCCGGGTAGCATGGCCGCATTCCGTTACCACCAGGTACTGTACTTTCAGCTTTTTCACCTGTTGGGCGATTCGCTTTAAAAGAATAGTTGAGGCTTCATCATCACCACTGAACAAACCATAGTGGGTTGCGTCCCAGTATTCACTGCTGCAGGTCCAATTAGCGCCGGCAGCATGCATGATTTTGGCAATACTCTGTACATCCTGGGGATAGTATTTAATCTCACGGGGATCCCAGAGGAATAAGAAGTCAGCTCCAACTTTATCAACAGGTATCCTTGCCTTGGGGTCAGCAATTTCTGCCTGCAGTTCTTCCTCCATCCACTCTAAAGTTTCCAGGTAGTCCTCCTGGGAGACCGCCATCTGATTGCCGGTGTTTAATTGGTTATCAACTACCTCCTGGAGAAAACCGGGAGACTTAACCCCAAAATTACCTCTAATGGTCCTCACTATGCCGGCAATGTCTACACCCATGGGACAGAGCATGGTACACCGGCCGCACATGGAACAATTCCAGATAAATTGGCCATTTAATACTTCCTCTTTCATGCCTAATAAAACCTTCCGGATAAACTTGCGGGGGTCCATTTCCTCGTGGACATCGCTAAAAGCACAAGCCGCGGAACACATACCACAGGCCAGACAGTGACTAAAATCCAGTTTATCCTGGAGGGTTGCAAAAACTTGGGCAATTTCCTGCCTGAATTTAGGTTCCAGAGCCTTTGTTCGAATGACCGCCATAAGTAACCTCCTCTAACATTCTACTTGCCAAACCGGGATCCCCAGCACCTGGCTGACAATGCTGTCCAAAAAAAACAGGGTGTGAGGCCAGTCGGAAAAGAGAGCAAAAAACTCGCCCAGGGACAGACCGGTCAGGGAACACAGTTCTCGCACAGAAGGGGCCCGTTCCTTTTCCAGGTAATACTTGCGTACATAGTCCATCACCTGGCGATGCCGGGGACTAATGGTTTCAATACCCTCTTTTTTGAGAATTTCTTGGACCATCTCTTCCCAGAGGGAATCTTCTTTAATGCAGTCAGGTCCTATGGCTAAATAACGACGCCGGAGTTGTGAACCCAAAAGATTTAGACCTCTCATAAAATGCACCACCTTTCCTTCTTAACAACCTGATAAAGAAGACAATCCCGCAATACGGCAAGGACCCCGCACAGGACCTGAGGGAAAGAGTCGATAAATTTCCAAGGTATTTAACCCCGTATGGGTGCAAATTTTGCGAAGAGAGGGTATCTGTTGAAAATCTTCATAATAATTGCGGATAAAGGAGATCACCAGCCAGTGTTTTTCCGTCAAATGCTCAATACCCTCATCACGGGCCAACACCTGGGCTACTTCCTCATCCCATTCCGACCAGTCCACCAGGTAACCCTCCCTATCCATCCTTGCCATAGCCATTCCCCCATCCTGTTTTTACTTTTATATAAAGCAAATACCATGCCAACAAAAAAAGTGCCTGAAACCCTTGTTAAATCAAGGTTTCAGGCACTTTCCTCCTTAAAAATACAGGGTAAATATTATACATAGATGTATAATATTTACCCAGATAAAAATGCAAAACATTTAAGGGAAAAAGGCTATCTTTAGTAAGAGGAGGTACTCTTCTGTATAAAGAATTTCCACACTACAAATTACAAGCCGTATTTTTGCATTTTATTATAAAGGGTTTTACGGGTTATACCAAGGAGCTGGGCCGCCTTTTGTTTATTTCCTTCACACTGTCTTAATACTTGTTTAATATGATGTTTTTCCAGGTCATCCAGCCTGATAAAAGCGCTGTCCCCAGTGTTGGCTGTCATAATCATATAAAGGGGCAGGTCTTGCAGCATGATAAAATCCCCCTTACCCTTTATAAAGGCATATTCTAAGGCATTTTCCAGTTCCCGGACATTTCCGGGAAATTCATATTGGAGTAAAAAGTTTAAAGCCTCCCGGGAAACTCCTTTTTTAGCCTTTTGAAAAAAGACATTAAACCTACGAATGAAGTATTCGTTTAAAAGAGGAATATCGTTTTTCCTCTCCCTTAAAGGGGGCAGCTTTATCGGAAAAACATTTAAACGATAAAAAAGGTCCTGGCGGAAATTACCCTTCCTTATTTCCTCAGTTAAATTGCGATTGGTGGCTGCAATAACCCGCACATCGGTTTTTAGTGTTTTCTTCCCCCCTACCCTCTCAAATTCCCCCTCTTGCAACACCCGGAGCAGCTTGGCTTGTAAAGATACCGGAATTTCCCCAATCTCGTCCAGGAAAATGGTGCCTTTGTCAGCCAGTTCAAAACGGCCCTGGTGGGTGGAATGGGCACCGGTAAAAGCCCCCTTCTCGTGTCCAAAAAGTTCGGACTCCAACAGGGTGGGCGTCAAGGCCGCACAATTGACTTTTATAAAAGGTTTATAACGCCTGTCGCTTAAAAAATGTATGGCTTTAGCTACCAGCTCCTTTCCCGTGCCGCTTTCACCTACAATGAGGACACTGGAACGGTAGGGAGCCACAGCTTCGACCATTTCATATATTTCCTGCATTTTATGGTCTTTGCCGATAATATTTTGAAAACTATAACGCCCTTCGAATTCCTGGCGCAGGCGCTGGATTTTACGCTGGTCGGAAAGAATTTCTAAACCCCCGATTATATTCCCAGAGTTGTCAAATAAGGGCATCACCGATATTTCTACAGGAACAAATTCGCCATTCTTGGCTACAATAACCACATCAGTGGAATAACCCTTTTCTCCGCTGTTTACTACTTTTTGCATGAGACAATTTTCTCCGCAGCAATGGGAGCTTTTCAAAAGTTCGTAACACTTTCGACCCAGGGCAGTATCCCGTTTGTAGCCCGTAATATGCTCTGCCGCATTATTAAAGGTAGTTATATTAAATTCTGTATCCACAGTGAAAACCCCTTCAGAAATACTGTTGACTACAAACTCAAAATCTATCTGTGTTGGGCTCATCCCATTCCCCCCCCTTCTTCCTTGACGCTCACACAGGGGCAAGCCCCGTGTAAGCGTTAATTACTTGTGGATTACAATACTATACAAATGATAATTGACAAGAATATTTGCTATGTCGTACCCCTCCATTGCAGCGGTTTTCTTGCAATGTGCAAGCTAAAAGAGACATATAGGGAAAAATTCATAGAGGGAAAAGTGGGCATGAAAATAAATTTAGATCCGATGAACTGAATGCTCACATTTAGGGCACTTTATTTCACGTCCGCATCCTTGTCCAAAAGGAACCTCAAATTCATATTGACAGGCCTCGCACTGAAAAATTCGCGTAGCCAGACGGTAATTGCCGCCCTCTACCTTAATGGCCTTTCCTTCGGTAATGGCCTCAGCTATTTTACTTCTTGCACTCATGAGGATTCTTTGGAAAGTTGGCCTGGAGACGTGCATTCTTTCTGCACATTCTTCCTGTTCCAGCCCTTCCCGGTCCTTTAAACGAATGGCTTCTATTTCTTCTACACTTAACACCAGTTCTTCCAACTGGCATTTAGGTATTCCTGCCGGTTTAAAATAGGTAACCTGGGGCTCAAATTCAACCCTGCGACATTTTGGCGGTCTTGGCATCCCACACACTCCATTCATATTCCTAATTATTTAATATAATACAACACAAGTACGACTCCTTCTATATTATCAGTATAACCGACAGCCCCTTTCGTATGATATACAAAAGGTACCCTCATGAGAGAGTACCTTTACTTGTCCATCAATAACAACCACTACTTTACTTTTGTTATTTTTCCAAAATCTCCAGTAACAGATCCGTCCTTAATAAATCGCTGCTGGCGGATTCTCCGATTTTACCCTGATCACCGAAGGCGCTTACGCTGGGTTCCAGAGGCAAAATCCCCAATAAGGGGACTTTAAATTCCTGACACATGAGCTCCACCTTACCTTGGCCAAAGGGAAATATTTTTTTACCACAATCGGGGCATTGCACATAGCTCATATTTTCCACAATTCCTAAAATAGGTATGTCCATTTTTTCCGCCATCTTAATGGCTTTTCTGACCACCATGTTGGCTAGGTCTTGGGGTGATGTCACAATTACTACACCGTCTAAAGGTAAAGATTGTAAAACAGTGAGAGGCGCATCCCCCGTTCCTGGGGGAAGGTCTACAAAAAGATAGTCTAAATCTCCCCAGATAACCTCTTCCCAGAACTGTTTAATAACCCCGGAAATGATGGGGCCACGCCAAATTACTGGTTCGTCTTCACTGGGCAGAAATAAATTTAGGGACATAATCTCTATACTTTCGGTACTTTTTACAGGTAAAAGACCACACCCTGTACTTTTTGGACTGTCTTTAAGGCCAAAAAGCTTGGGTATACTGGGACCCGTGATGTCAGCATCAAGAATTCCCACCTTAAACCCTTTTTTCCGGAAAGCAGAGGCTAAAAGAGCAGTTACCGTAGATTTGCCAACTCCACCTTTACCACTCATCACCGCCACTACATGCTTAACATGATTCAATTCATTGTTATTTTTTTTATCACTGGACTCTTTACCACAGGTGCAATTTTCATCATTGCAGGACCCTTGACCACATTTTTCCTCGCCACAGCCACACGTAGTGTTACCGCATTCAGTCATGATAAATGCTCCTCCCATTTTTTTAAAAAATTTTTTGCATATATTATAGACATATGCCCAATACTATGATATGTTAGTTTTGAGCATATGTCAATATTATTCTCTACTTACCTGCTACCTGCTATTAGTTGACAATTATCTTACGGGAAGGAGGGATATTAGTGAAAATTGCCCTGAGTTGTAAAGGAAATACCCTGGACAGCCCCTTGGACGAACGCTTCGGTCGTGCCCCTAACTTTATCATTTACGATTTAGAAAAAAACACCCACATGAGCATTGATAATGCCCAAATTTTAAATTCCCCTCAGGGAGCAGGGATCCAGGCCGCTCAAAACGTAGTCAATTCAGGGGCTGAAGTGGTCATTACCGGTCACGTGGGCCCTAAGGCTTACCGCACTTTAAGTGCGGCAGGCGTAGACATTTATTTTGCTAAAGGATCCACGGTAAAAGAGACTATTGAGAACTTCAAACTCGGAAAGTTGTCTAAGGCCGAAGGCAATGATGTGGAAGGACATTGGGTATAGAAGGGGTGATCTGAGCAAATGCAAATCGCCATAGCCAGCGGTAAGGGAGGCACAGGTAAGACTACTGTAGCCAGCAACCTGGCTTATTTCCTTAATAAAATAGGGAAAAAGGTAGCGCTGCTGGATTGTGATGTGGAGGAACCAAATAACCATATCTTTTTCAATCCCAGCTGGTACGCAAAGGAAACAGTAACACTCCCCATACCTGTTGTTGATACCGCCAGGTGCATAGGTTGCGGCAAATGCGGTGAGATTTGTCAATTCGGAGCCATCGTGTGTTTAAAAGGCAAAGTCCTTACTTTTCCGGAGCTTTGCCACAGCTGTGCCGGCTGTATTAAAGTGTGCCCCGTATCAGCCCTTAGCGAAACTAGCAGAGAAGTCGGCCAGGTGGAAATAGGAGTGCAGGAAGGCCTGCAGTTAATTCAGGGTCGCTTACGGATAGGCGAAGCCATGTCTCCTCCCTTAATCAAGAAAGTCAAACTTCATGGAAAAGAAAGAGAAACTGTGATTATCGACTGTCCTCCCGGAACATCTTGTCCGGTCATTCAGTCTGTTAAAGATAGTGATTTCGTGCTTTTAGTAACTGAACCCACCCCTTTCGGCCTTAATGACTTAAAATTAGCTGTAGAGATGGTCAGGGAACTGGGCCATCCTTTTGCCGTAGGAATTAACCGTTCTACCATTGGCGACAGGAAAGTTTGGGATTACTGTCAAGCAAATAAAATCCCTATTATCCTGGAAATTCCTGATGACCGCCAAATCGCCGTAGCC
This window harbors:
- a CDS encoding TusE/DsrC/DsvC family sulfur relay protein; amino-acid sequence: MARMDREGYLVDWSEWDEEVAQVLARDEGIEHLTEKHWLVISFIRNYYEDFQQIPSLRKICTHTGLNTLEIYRLFPSGPVRGPCRIAGLSSLSGC
- a CDS encoding (Fe-S)-binding protein, with translation MAVIRTKALEPKFRQEIAQVFATLQDKLDFSHCLACGMCSAACAFSDVHEEMDPRKFIRKVLLGMKEEVLNGQFIWNCSMCGRCTMLCPMGVDIAGIVRTIRGNFGVKSPGFLQEVVDNQLNTGNQMAVSQEDYLETLEWMEEELQAEIADPKARIPVDKVGADFLFLWDPREIKYYPQDVQSIAKIMHAAGANWTCSSEYWDATHYGLFSGDDEASTILLKRIAQQVKKLKVQYLVVTECGHATRAQRWGRKVWLSPEEGDYPVYNFVELQAKWIKEGILKLDPSRNPEPVTFHDPCNMVRKEGIVEEPRYCVTKAVMEFREMWPNREYNYCCGGGGGLLAFGKDIKPNRMKKGKLKAEQIARTGAKIVVTPCHNCYDQLSDIIKEYQLKVKLKHVHHLVSNALILD
- a CDS encoding sigma-54 interaction domain-containing protein, with translation MSPTQIDFEFVVNSISEGVFTVDTEFNITTFNNAAEHITGYKRDTALGRKCYELLKSSHCCGENCLMQKVVNSGEKGYSTDVVIVAKNGEFVPVEISVMPLFDNSGNIIGGLEILSDQRKIQRLRQEFEGRYSFQNIIGKDHKMQEIYEMVEAVAPYRSSVLIVGESGTGKELVAKAIHFLSDRRYKPFIKVNCAALTPTLLESELFGHEKGAFTGAHSTHQGRFELADKGTIFLDEIGEIPVSLQAKLLRVLQEGEFERVGGKKTLKTDVRVIAATNRNLTEEIRKGNFRQDLFYRLNVFPIKLPPLRERKNDIPLLNEYFIRRFNVFFQKAKKGVSREALNFLLQYEFPGNVRELENALEYAFIKGKGDFIMLQDLPLYMIMTANTGDSAFIRLDDLEKHHIKQVLRQCEGNKQKAAQLLGITRKTLYNKMQKYGL
- a CDS encoding ATP-binding protein, producing MQIAIASGKGGTGKTTVASNLAYFLNKIGKKVALLDCDVEEPNNHIFFNPSWYAKETVTLPIPVVDTARCIGCGKCGEICQFGAIVCLKGKVLTFPELCHSCAGCIKVCPVSALSETSREVGQVEIGVQEGLQLIQGRLRIGEAMSPPLIKKVKLHGKERETVIIDCPPGTSCPVIQSVKDSDFVLLVTEPTPFGLNDLKLAVEMVRELGHPFAVGINRSTIGDRKVWDYCQANKIPIILEIPDDRQIAVAYSQGQLLLEALPHYEEKFTDLVKTLEEVSSC
- a CDS encoding Mrp/NBP35 family ATP-binding protein, translated to MTECGNTTCGCGEEKCGQGSCNDENCTCGKESSDKKNNNELNHVKHVVAVMSGKGGVGKSTVTALLASAFRKKGFKVGILDADITGPSIPKLFGLKDSPKSTGCGLLPVKSTESIEIMSLNLFLPSEDEPVIWRGPIISGVIKQFWEEVIWGDLDYLFVDLPPGTGDAPLTVLQSLPLDGVVIVTSPQDLANMVVRKAIKMAEKMDIPILGIVENMSYVQCPDCGKKIFPFGQGKVELMCQEFKVPLLGILPLEPSVSAFGDQGKIGESASSDLLRTDLLLEILEK
- a CDS encoding DUF134 domain-containing protein; translated protein: MPRPPKCRRVEFEPQVTYFKPAGIPKCQLEELVLSVEEIEAIRLKDREGLEQEECAERMHVSRPTFQRILMSARSKIAEAITEGKAIKVEGGNYRLATRIFQCEACQYEFEVPFGQGCGREIKCPKCEHSVHRI
- a CDS encoding TusE/DsrC/DsvC family sulfur relay protein, whose product is MRGLNLLGSQLRRRYLAIGPDCIKEDSLWEEMVQEILKKEGIETISPRHRQVMDYVRKYYLEKERAPSVRELCSLTGLSLGEFFALFSDWPHTLFFLDSIVSQVLGIPVWQVEC
- a CDS encoding NifB/NifX family molybdenum-iron cluster-binding protein; this translates as MKIALSCKGNTLDSPLDERFGRAPNFIIYDLEKNTHMSIDNAQILNSPQGAGIQAAQNVVNSGAEVVITGHVGPKAYRTLSAAGVDIYFAKGSTVKETIENFKLGKLSKAEGNDVEGHWV